A genomic stretch from Thermomonospora umbrina includes:
- a CDS encoding thioesterase II family protein produces MSALRSFAPRVRPSLRLFCLPHGGGGASAFAAWADALPPWLELWAVQYPGREDRFGDPFPADLDALVAALAEDVEPLTDLPYGLFGHSMGATVAYELAHELIARDRPAPEHLLVSAREAPHDERGGRVHLLDDTDLMAELDRLGGTDPEVFEDEEVRALILRYVREDYRLIENYEPRHYPPLECPITALLGDADPDLTPAEAERWRQVTTGSTELRVFPGGHFYLVPQRDAVLRALLAALEAHTVSGRRQT; encoded by the coding sequence ATGTCCGCACTGCGCTCCTTCGCGCCTCGTGTACGGCCCTCGCTGCGGCTGTTCTGCCTGCCGCACGGCGGTGGCGGAGCGAGCGCCTTCGCAGCCTGGGCGGACGCGCTGCCCCCGTGGCTCGAGCTGTGGGCCGTCCAGTACCCCGGCCGGGAGGACCGCTTCGGCGACCCTTTTCCCGCCGATCTGGACGCCCTGGTCGCCGCGCTGGCCGAGGACGTGGAGCCGCTGACCGACCTTCCGTACGGGCTGTTCGGGCACAGCATGGGGGCCACCGTCGCGTACGAGCTGGCCCACGAGCTGATCGCCCGCGACCGGCCCGCGCCGGAACACCTGCTGGTGTCGGCCCGGGAGGCCCCGCACGACGAACGCGGCGGCCGGGTGCACCTGCTCGACGACACGGACCTGATGGCGGAGCTCGATCGCTTGGGCGGGACCGACCCCGAGGTCTTCGAAGACGAGGAGGTGCGGGCGCTGATCCTGAGATACGTCCGTGAGGACTACCGGCTCATCGAGAACTACGAGCCCCGCCACTACCCGCCGCTGGAGTGCCCGATCACGGCCCTGCTGGGCGACGCCGACCCCGACCTGACCCCGGCCGAGGCCGAACGATGGCGGCAGGTGACCACCGGGTCGACGGAGCTGAGGGTCTTCCCCGGTGGCCACTTCTACCTGGTGCCTCAGCGCGACGCCGTACTCCGCGCCTTGCTCGCCGCGCTGGAGGCTCACACCGTGTCGGGACGCCGCCAGACCTGA